From the genome of Metarhizium brunneum chromosome 4, complete sequence, one region includes:
- the fdh gene encoding S-(hydroxymethyl)glutathione dehydrogenase — translation MFGYSHLTGGFAGGQAEYVRVPFGHVNLLELPDDVPDEKDNSNTIDTGVEKGDSVAIFGAGPIVHMAGVFALDRGTKRIIFVDTEPRLSCIKSHFPREYMSRVELVDFKTVSSGIPNSKTVVSRLKEICDGRGPDVVQECPVGEYAKGWLHWLDMATGAETDTSEIVNEMIESVHSFGRCGITGVYVGYVRYFASSLFIPRLPQGSGLTDLDKSL, via the exons ATGTTTGGCTATTCGCATCTTACCGGGGGCTTTGCAGGTGGGCAAGCAGAGTATGTGCGCGTGCCGTTTGGACACGTGAATCTTCTCGAGCTGCCAGACGATGTCCCGGACGAGAAGGACAACTCCAACACCATC GATACCGGCGTCGAAAAAGGAGACAGCGTGGCCATATTTGGCGCTGGTCCCATCGTCCATATGGCTGGTGTGTTTGCTCTTGACCGTGGCACCAAGCGAATCATCTTTGTTGATACGGAGCCGCGTCTGTCTTGTATCAAGAGCCATTTCCCTCGGGAGTACATGTCTCGAGTGGAACTAGTTGATTTCAAAACAGTATCAAGCGGCATTCCAAACTCCAAAACGGTAGTCAGCCGACTCAAGGAAATATGCGACGGCCGCGGCCCAGATGTGGTGCAGGAGTGTCCAGTCGGAGAGTACGCCAAGGGCTGGCTGCACtggttggacatggccacggGCGCGGAAACAGACACCAGTGAGATTGTGAATGAGATGATTGAGAGTGTTCACTCCTTTGGGCGCTGTGGTATTACCGGTGTTTATGTTGGATACGTACGCTATTTTGCCTCTTCTCTTTTCATCCCACGGCTACCACAGGGAAGTGGGCTAACGGACTTGGACAAATCACTTTAA
- the mx1_0 gene encoding Interferon-induced GTP-binding protein Mx1: MRTIALQSPEHRNLLDVIDKLRSRGLGKYVDLPEIVVCGDQSAGKSSVLEAISGMTFPTKDNLCTRFPTELILRRHAQNAVKISINPDPERSAEEKAQLRGFSVDTQSSEPDIGTIVEKAKEAMNLSETRKFSTDVLRIELCGPVQPHLTMVDLPGLFRAGNRDQSAEDALIVSKMVRDYVKRPRSIILAVVSAKSDFALQEITEMARELDPHGLRTLGLITKPDTLDSGSDSEAAYIRLAQNQDVFFRLGWHVLKNRDFKMRHASSNERDEAEEAFFSAWPWAALDNKYLGVQSLRPKLSNVLKDQILQHLPSFVQDIDIEITNCRNHLNRLGTARTTPAEQRRYLFQVSRDFTAIMRAAVDGEYNNVFFGSAKTDEGYRKRLRARVQETLTLFAQTVRQRGQNKIIVDSEDEAKLSGRQITRSSYMGEVKDLMRRNRGRELPGTFNPLIIGELFIEQCQPWDGIVADVKSDVLRIVYEVAKTIAEHVAVEETAEGILQVINKAIDSLSDDLDSEFQKLLLPHRTVHPITYNHYLTDTVQKIQEDRRRHKLREGFRMLLGDDEISPVVQNVYMNPSALIAQLEDHTEVDMESYACSLAIDYAEAYYKLASKRLIDDISVLAVECRLISRLPFIFQSDAVFGLDDEETLCLAAESEYSASERRRIQEKLAVLEGSKAELRRHNVHHSPACPSGGSYEDTITEDSTQNLGELEVEDIDSGKMAADQTQDGQVETETHVDSLQNDVPPESYHPDDTGYVFSAQDTVDNLSNTCTPVKKKKKKSKKERVVDDRQCAQRLDLGDVAHQSSHLLGDID; this comes from the exons TAAAATTTCCATCAATCCTGATCCGGAGAGATCAGCCGAGGAGAAAGCACAGCTTAGAGGCTTCAGCGTCGACACTCAATCTTCTGAGCCCGACATTGGTACTATCGTTGAAAAGGCAAAGGAAGCCATGAACCTTTCAGAAACAAGAAAATTCAGCACCGATGTCCTACGAATAGAGTTATGTGGGCCAGTTCAACCACATCTGACCATGGTTGATCTTCCAGGGCTGTTTCGAGCAGGCAATCGAGACCAATCCGCCGAAGATGCACTCATAGTAAGCAAGATGGTTCGCGATTACGTCAAAAGACCTCGGAGCATTATACTTGCTGTAGTGTCGGCAAAAAGCGACTTTGCTTTACAGGAGATCACCGAGATGGCTCGCGAGCTTGATCCGCATGGTCTCCGGACCCTTGGCCTCATCACGAAGCCAGATACATTGGACTCTGGATCTGACAGCGAGGCTGCCTACATTCGACTGGCGCAAAACCAGGATGTATTTTTTCGCCTTGGTTGGCACGTCTTAAAGAACCGAGACTTTAAGATGAGGCACGCCAGTTCGAATGAGCGAGACGAGGCTGAAGAGGCATTTTTCTCAGCTTGGCCGTGGGCTGCTTTAGATAACAAATATCTGGGAGTGCAATCACTAAGGCCAAAGCTCAGTAACGTTTTGAAGGACCAGATATTACAACATCTGCCAAGTTTTGTTCAGGACATTGACATCGAGATTACGAATTGCCGGAACCACTTGAACCGACTGGGTACAGCGCGTACTACGCCAGCGGAGCAACGCAGGTATCTATTTCAAGTCAGCCGAGACTTCACAGCAATTATGCGGGCTGCTGTGGATGGAGAATACAATAATGTATTCTTTGGTAGCGCCAAAACTGATGAAGGTTATCGAAAGCGCCTCAGAGCCCGTGTGCAAGAGACTCTTACACTCTTCGCCCAAACGGTACGTCAACGCGGCCAGAACAAAATTATAGTCGACTCTGAAGATGAAGCGAAACTTTCTGGACGTCAGATTACGAGATCTTCATACATGGGCGAGGTCAAGGATTTAATGAGACGAAACAGAGGGCGTGAATTGCCTGGCACCTTCAATCCACTCATCATCGGAGAGCTCTTTATAGAACAGTGTCAGCCGTGGGACGGCATTGTTGCAGATGTGAAGAGCGATGTCCTCAGAATCGTCTATGAAGTAGCAAAAACCATCGCGGAGCACGTCGCAGTTGAAGAGACGGCAGAAGGAATCCTCCAGGTTATTAATAAGGCTATTGACAGTCTCAGCGACGACCTGGACTCCGAATTCCAGAAACTGCTCCTACCGCACCGTACAGTCCATCCGATTACATACAATCACTATCTGACAGACACTGTTCAGAAGATCCAGGAGGACCGACGCCGACATAAGCTCAGAGAGGGATTTAGGATGCTGTTGGGAGACGACGAAATAAGCCCTGTGGTTCAAAACGTGTACATGAATCCCTCTGCATTAATTGCTCAGTTGGAAGATCATACTGAAGTGGACATGGAATCTTATGCGTGCAGCCTGGCAATCGATTACGCGGAAGCATATTACAAA CTCGCTAGTAAGAGGCTCATAGACGACATCAGTGTGCTAGCTGTCGAATGTCGTCTTATTAGTAGACTTCCGTTCATTTTTCAGTCAGACGCAGTATTTGGACTCGATGATGAGGAAACTCTTTGCTTAGCTGCGGAAAGCGAATATTCGGCTTCAGAGCGAAGGCGCATTCAAGAGAAGCTTGCAGTTCTTGAAGGCAGCAAGGCTGAGCTCAGGAGGCACAATGTTCATCATTCGCCGGCTTGTCCTTCAGGCGGCTCATACGAGGACACAATCACCGAGGACAGTACACAAAATCTAGGTGAGCTTGAGGTTGAGGATATCGATTCGGGAAAGATGGCAGCGGACCAGACccaagatggccaagtcGAGACCGAGACCCATGTAGACTCGCTTCAAAATGATGTCCCTCCCGAAAGCTATCATCCCGATGACACAGGGTATGTATTCTCTGCGCAAGATACGGTGGATAATCTTTCGAATACTTGTACGCCTgtaaaaaagaagaagaagaaaagcaaGAAGGAAAGGGTTGTGGACGATAGACAATGTGCACAGAGGCTGGATCTTGGAGACGTCGCACATCAATCAAGCCACCTACTTGGTGATATAGATTAA